From Paenibacillus sp. FSL H8-0537:
GCGGCTATGGCATAGCTACTGTCTGGCGACGGGCGGGGCAGCTTCCAAATCAGCATATTTGGCCTGTATGAAGGCCTTCATAGAAGGATATTTTGCCGCTACGGGAACCCCGGCGCCGAATTGGGTGCTGCTGCCGACGAACCAGGCCGTTGCGGCAGTGGTGATGGCGATGAATGAAGAGGAATCCATGGCCTCCATGATTCAGCAATTGGAGAGGCTTCCGCTACATGAAATCGTCGTCGTGGTGAACGGCTCAACCGACACGACGGCCAGCAAAGTGCGGGAGAGCGGCAAAGCCGTGCTCATTCATTACGCTGGGGCACTCGGTCATGATGTGGGACGGGCGGTAGGCGCCAGAACAACGGTCTCGGATATTGTACTGTTCGTCGATGCGGATATTCCGGTTGCTGCGGAGCAATTGCTGCCTTTTATTGAGGCAGTCGCTGGAGGGACGGATATGGTGCTCAATAATTTATCTTCCTATATGGGGAATTTCTCAGGTAGAGATGAAGTCATGATGATGAAGGAGTTCGTGAACCGCTCGGTGAATCGGCCCGATCTTACCGTTAATTCCTTGACTGCCGTTCCGCATGCGCTCTCGCGTAAAGCGATTGAGGCTATTGGAGCAGCCCAACTGGCCGTTCCGCCAAAGGCGCAGGCGATTGCGCTCCGATATGGCCTTAAGGTAGGTACAGCGAGCATGGTAGATGTCATTCGACATAATCGGATGCGTCCGGGAAATGTAGGCATGGGCAATCATGTGGCGAGGCTCATCGTAGGCGACCATTTGGAAGCGCTGGAGTGGATGATGAAAGCGGGAAATGCTCGTCTGCAATATGCGGACGTAGTAAGGGATCGCAAAAGTGCTGGCCGAGGAGGGTAATAGATGCTGACCAGTATTATTATTCCGACCTACAACCGTTTGCCGCTGCTGCAGGAAGCGATTTATTCCATTCGCAGCAGTACACCGGAAGACCATGAACTAATCATCGTCGATAATGGCTCAACAGACGGAACGATTGAATATTTGCGCGAGCAGCAAATCACATTCATCGGTCTGCCGCGCAATCAAGGCTTTCCCGCCGCCTGCAATTGGGGGCTGCGTCTGGCCCGCGGTGATCAATTGCTGCTGCTGAACAATGACGTGCTGGTGGCACCTGGTTGGCTGGGCAAGCTGCGACAGGCTTTAGGCAGCAGCAAGCAGATTGGCATCGCGGGGCCGATGTCCAACTTTGTAAGCGGCAAGCAGCAAATTGAAATGCGCGGCAATTATAAGGAGATGGCGGAGCAGCTCGCCGCAGAGTCCGCAGGCGATTATGAGGAGGTCAGCCGATTGGTTGGCTTTTGCCTGTTATTTTCGCGGGAGCTGATGGATCAAATTGGTCTGCTGGATGAGCGTTTCTCGCCAGGACATTATGAGGATGATGACTATTGCTACCGTGCGCGGCAAGCAGGTTACCGTCTGCTGATGGTTAAGGATACATTCGTATTTCATCATGGCAGCGCAAGCTTCAAGCAGGAGGGCCAGGATGCTGTAGAGCGTCTGCTCGCCCGCAACCGGAAGCTGTTTACAGACAAATGGGGCGTGGACCCGCAGCAGTTTATTTGAAATATAGGAAAGGATAGGCTAACGTAATCCTTTCTCTATATTTCTACGCGAAACGGAAGCTTTGCCGCCGAAGGACGGCTTCAGCCGTTTACGCTTGAAATATAGGAAAGGATAAGCAAACGTAATCCTTTCTCTATATTTCTCGGAATGAAACGCGCCGCGTCGCCAAAGGATGGCGACAGCCGTTTCACCTTGAAATATAGGAAAGTATGTGATTATTCCATCCTTTCTCTATATTTCTACGCGAAACGGAAGCTTTGCCGCCGAAGGACGGCTTCAGCCGTTTACGCTTGACCAGATGCAAATTATGCACCAATGCAGGAGGTGTTCAGCATGAAAATGGCGAGAAGACGCAAAACGGCCAGCCTTCCGATTAAGCGGCGGAAGAGACGTGCCGTTTCAAAGAGGAAAAATCGCTCCGCAAAGTCCGCCAAGCCGCAGGCGGCTAAGGAACCTTATGAGGATGGTTATCAAATCGGTCATGAAGAAGGATATAGCAGAGGTTACGAAGATGGAACCAAGCAGGCAGAGGGACAAAGGGAAGACCACTCGCACAGCTGGGAGTCGGCCGAGAGGGCAGGCTACGAGAAAGGGCTGAAAATCGGACGCTACGAAGGCGGCGACGCCATCATCGATGAGCAGCTGCCGGAAGCACATGTACTCCCAGATACATCCGTAGCGCAGGTTATTGCATCAGGCATCGCTGCGCTAGGAGAACGCATCGTCCACCTTTTGACTGCGCAGCAGGTGGCTGAGCGATTGATGGAAGCACTGGAGCAGCGCAAGCCGCTATCTGTCGTGCGACTTGGAGATGGCGAGCTGTTGACGCTAGCACAGGAAAGTGTGCTGCCAACTGAACAGGTTCGCCACGAGGGCGGTTTTTTAGAGTATGCCGGAGTGAAGGTGCCGGACATTGCCGCCCGCGACCGCTTGCTGGCAGCGGTAAAGCGGGCCGACATTGTCGGCATTCCAAAGCTGCGGCAGCCGAACTACCAACGGCTGGCTACGGCCGTTTTTCAAACGTATGGCATTGATTTTCGCAGTAAGGTGCTGACAGATTCGCTCGTCAATTACCGTTTGTATCAAGAAGGACATTTGTCCCGCTTGATGAGAGGACGGAGAGTGCTTGTCATTGGGAATTTGGCGCAGCCGCTAGCCAAAGTGCTTGCTGAGAGCGGCGTAACGGTTGTGGGAGCTGTAGCCCAGGTTCAGGGAATCCATGATGTGGACCGGGCGATGGGGGAAATCAGACAGCATGATTTTGAACTGGCGTTAGTATCAGCAGGCATTGCGGCTGTCATCCTTGCGGATGCAATCGCAGCAGAAATGGGCAGGGCTGCGATTGATTTCGGCCATATGGCTAATTCAATCGTCAAAGGGGAAGCGCCGATTCAGGCTTAAATCGAAGGCAGCCAATTTTATGTAGCCGTCCCGTGAGGGACGGTTGTTTTGCTTTAATGGCCGCAGCAGCTTAGGAAGGAATAGTGCCAATCGTAGCAGTAAGCGACGAGTAAGTGATGTCTGCAGTAGTGCCTACCGCGATGACAATGCCCGATACTGTAACTTGCAGTGCGTACGTGTGATTGCCAGCTGCTAGACCGCCGTTGAAGTACGTGATCGGAATGGCTCTTTCTAAAGAGAACAATCCGAGCAGCGTAATCGCAAGCAAGTCGGAGCTTGTTACTGTAGCTACAATGACGCCATCTTGCAGCAGGTCGACTGTAATGGTTGGGTTGAGCGCTACAACCAGAAGAGCAGTAAAGTTAATGGATACATTAACGGTACCTTCAATAATCACCTGGTTGGAAGTGGCCGTTACCGGAACAATCAGAGTTGCGGCAGTGACAGCAGTAGCAGCAGTTGGGATAGAAGTCGGAACAGCACCTTGGATACCTACAACAGCAGAACCAGGGCCAGCAGGGCCAGTTAATCCCGTTAGACCAGTAGCACCCGTAGGTCCTGTTGGTCCGGTGGGACCAGTAGCACCAGTAAGTCCTGTAAGACCAGTTAGTCCAGTTAAACCAGTTAATCCAGTTTCACCCATAATTGATTCATCTCCTTTCAATCGTATACCACATCATATGTTGGTAGATAGAGATAGCAACGGTATTTGTCCAAGGATAATCGTATATTTTCTAAATTGATAGATTATACCGCGAAAAAAAGCACACACCTCCGCACTCCTCCTTCTATTGCAATACAGGCGGCGATAAATGCCCGATTTGCAGCAAGGGCAGGCAATTCGTCCACTATGAAAGCTCTAGCAAAGCATACGATGTTGAAGAGACGATACTATACTTTCGGAGCCGGCTATGGTAGGAAGGAGCTGCATATTGGCTACACGCACATGTATAATAGAAAGCTATTTATTTTGGGGTGAACCGGTATGAAGGCAGTCATTATGGCAGGGGGAAAAGGAACGCGCTTTTGGCCGAGAAGCACGACGGCAAAGCCGAAGCAGTTCCTTTCCTTAACATCTGGCGAGGCTACAATGCTGCAGGAAACGTACAGCCGTTTTCGCAGCTGCATGCCGGAGGAGGATGTATATGTAGCAGTAAGCCGCAACTATTTGCCGCTTGTTCGGGAGCAGCTGCCACAGCTTAGCGAGGAACAGCTCATTATTGAGCCGGAGCAGCGGGACACGGCGCCTTGCATTGCGCTGACGGCGAGTTTTTTTCAGAAACGGGGCTTAAATGAAGTGATTGTAACGGCTCCCTCGGATCAATATATTCCAGATGCTGCCGAGCTGATGGAGGCGCTGCGGGCAGCAGAGCAAGCGGCGCGCGATGAAGGCGTTGTTGTAACGATGGGGATTGTGCCGACAAGGGCAGAGACGGGATACGGCTATATTGAAGCGGGTGAGCATGAAGATGGCAAATATGGGCCAGGCATTAAGACGGTAAAAGCTTTTATCGAGAAACCGACGCTCTCGCGGGCGGAGGAACTGATTGCGATACCGAATATGTACTGGAACAGCGGTATTTTTATATGGAAGCCGTCAACTATTGCAGGCTACATGCAGCTGTACCAGCCGGATATGTGGCGTGTTTTTGAGCTTGAAGGGGAGCAGCTGGCACATGCGTATGTGCAGCTGCCAAAGCTTTCTATTGATTATGCACTGATTGAAAAGCTGGAACGCCTGTACACGCTGCCGATTGCTTTTACATGGGACGATGTTGGCGTGTGGACCTCGCTTGAACGAATATTCGGGCAGGACAGCGAGGGCAATATTTTGCTGGGCAGCGTCTATCCTACGGCAACGACCAACAGTATTGTTTATACGGAGCGGCAGCGGGTGCTGGTCATTGGCATTGATAATCTAATCGTCGTATCGACAGACGAGGGACTGTTGATTTGTCATAAAACACAGGAGCAGGCGGTTAAGCAAGCGATAGCCGCGATGGATGCTGATCGGGAAGGAGGCATGCCGTGAAAGCATTGATTACAGGCATAACCGGCTTTGCCGGAAGCCATTTGGCAGAGCATTTGCTGGCGCATCAAATGGAAGTGTCAGGCACCGTCAGGAAAACCAGCAGTATTAAGCATATCGCTCATTTGCTGCCGTCTGTCAGGCTATACGAATGCGAGCTGACTAATGAAGCCGATGTGGAAAAAATGATAGCGGACGTTAAGCCGGACATGATTTTTCATCTAGCAGCGCAAAGCTTCGTGCCAAAGTCTTGGGAATCGCCGCTGGCGACGATATACAACAATATTGCCGGGCAAATTCATTTGCTGGAAGCGGTGCGAAAAGCAGGCATTAACTGCAAGCTGCTGCTCGCCTGCTCCAGCGAGGAATATGGCCAGGTAGAAAAGCAGGATATTCCGATTAAAGAAACGACGCCGCTGCGGCCGCTCAGTCCCTACGCCGTCAGCAAAATTACGCAAAATTATTTAGGCTACCAATATTATCGCAGCTATGGCATGCATATTGTATGCATGCGTACTTTCAACCATACAGGACCGCGGCGCGGCGAGCAGTTTGTAACCTCCAATTTTGCAAAGCAGATCGTTGAAATCGAGCGGGGACTGAAGCCGCCCGTTCTATATGTAGGCAATTTGGAGGCGAAGCGTGACTTTACCGATGTGCGCGATGTGGTGCGAGCGTACCGCTTGGCCATTGAAAAATGCGAGCCTGGAGAAGTGTATAATATTGCGTCGGGAAGCTCCCGGGCGATTAGGGAGATGCTGCAGACGCTGGTCGGTCTTAGCAGCAGCACCATTTCGATTCAGGAGGACCCGGCACGGCTGCGGCCTGCGGATGTACCGGAGCTGATTGGCGATTATTCTAAATTTCATCATCGTACAGGCTGGCGTCCGGAAATTCCCTTTGAGCAGACGATGCAGGATTTGCTGAGCTATTGGCGGGCGGAATTAGGTTAGGCTGCGCGCAGGATGACCCAAGCTTGCTGCATACCGCACGCGCTAGGAGAGCTTTTTAGTTCATAC
This genomic window contains:
- a CDS encoding glycosyltransferase codes for the protein MRSRSRKSGRAGKRSPRSSQGGIRRRTARRLATRGRRHRRSQARRGGALQPAIIRGQCAKARNGGLAAGLTARQEPEPADELQQLQRLWHSYCLATGGAASKSAYLACMKAFIEGYFAATGTPAPNWVLLPTNQAVAAVVMAMNEEESMASMIQQLERLPLHEIVVVVNGSTDTTASKVRESGKAVLIHYAGALGHDVGRAVGARTTVSDIVLFVDADIPVAAEQLLPFIEAVAGGTDMVLNNLSSYMGNFSGRDEVMMMKEFVNRSVNRPDLTVNSLTAVPHALSRKAIEAIGAAQLAVPPKAQAIALRYGLKVGTASMVDVIRHNRMRPGNVGMGNHVARLIVGDHLEALEWMMKAGNARLQYADVVRDRKSAGRGG
- a CDS encoding glycosyltransferase family 2 protein translates to MLTSIIIPTYNRLPLLQEAIYSIRSSTPEDHELIIVDNGSTDGTIEYLREQQITFIGLPRNQGFPAACNWGLRLARGDQLLLLNNDVLVAPGWLGKLRQALGSSKQIGIAGPMSNFVSGKQQIEMRGNYKEMAEQLAAESAGDYEEVSRLVGFCLLFSRELMDQIGLLDERFSPGHYEDDDYCYRARQAGYRLLMVKDTFVFHHGSASFKQEGQDAVERLLARNRKLFTDKWGVDPQQFI
- a CDS encoding GT-D fold domain-containing glycosyltransferase; the encoded protein is MKMARRRKTASLPIKRRKRRAVSKRKNRSAKSAKPQAAKEPYEDGYQIGHEEGYSRGYEDGTKQAEGQREDHSHSWESAERAGYEKGLKIGRYEGGDAIIDEQLPEAHVLPDTSVAQVIASGIAALGERIVHLLTAQQVAERLMEALEQRKPLSVVRLGDGELLTLAQESVLPTEQVRHEGGFLEYAGVKVPDIAARDRLLAAVKRADIVGIPKLRQPNYQRLATAVFQTYGIDFRSKVLTDSLVNYRLYQEGHLSRLMRGRRVLVIGNLAQPLAKVLAESGVTVVGAVAQVQGIHDVDRAMGEIRQHDFELALVSAGIAAVILADAIAAEMGRAAIDFGHMANSIVKGEAPIQA
- a CDS encoding sugar phosphate nucleotidyltransferase gives rise to the protein MKAVIMAGGKGTRFWPRSTTAKPKQFLSLTSGEATMLQETYSRFRSCMPEEDVYVAVSRNYLPLVREQLPQLSEEQLIIEPEQRDTAPCIALTASFFQKRGLNEVIVTAPSDQYIPDAAELMEALRAAEQAARDEGVVVTMGIVPTRAETGYGYIEAGEHEDGKYGPGIKTVKAFIEKPTLSRAEELIAIPNMYWNSGIFIWKPSTIAGYMQLYQPDMWRVFELEGEQLAHAYVQLPKLSIDYALIEKLERLYTLPIAFTWDDVGVWTSLERIFGQDSEGNILLGSVYPTATTNSIVYTERQRVLVIGIDNLIVVSTDEGLLICHKTQEQAVKQAIAAMDADREGGMP
- a CDS encoding GDP-mannose 4,6-dehydratase; the protein is MKALITGITGFAGSHLAEHLLAHQMEVSGTVRKTSSIKHIAHLLPSVRLYECELTNEADVEKMIADVKPDMIFHLAAQSFVPKSWESPLATIYNNIAGQIHLLEAVRKAGINCKLLLACSSEEYGQVEKQDIPIKETTPLRPLSPYAVSKITQNYLGYQYYRSYGMHIVCMRTFNHTGPRRGEQFVTSNFAKQIVEIERGLKPPVLYVGNLEAKRDFTDVRDVVRAYRLAIEKCEPGEVYNIASGSSRAIREMLQTLVGLSSSTISIQEDPARLRPADVPELIGDYSKFHHRTGWRPEIPFEQTMQDLLSYWRAELG